A single window of Oculatellaceae cyanobacterium DNA harbors:
- a CDS encoding 6-carboxytetrahydropterin synthase: MKCIINRRAQFSASHRYWLPELTEAENVQRFGLCTQTHGHGHNYVLYISLEGEIDQYGMVQNLSDVKQVIKQEVTSQLDYSFLNEVWQEFKETLPTTENIAKVIWQRLAPHLPLVKIQLFEHPELWADYLGNDMEAYLSIGTHFSAAHRLALPTLSYEENCQIYGKCARPNGHGHNYHLEVTVKGEVDSRTGMIVDLVALQKVVEDHVVEPFDHTFLNKDIPYFEQVVPTAENIAIHIGQLLEQPIRELGAELYKVKLIESPNNSCEVFCGRSTLNPVSDQSSEQVLLSV; the protein is encoded by the coding sequence ATGAAATGTATTATTAATCGTCGCGCTCAGTTTTCAGCTAGCCATCGCTACTGGTTGCCAGAGCTAACTGAAGCCGAGAATGTTCAGCGATTTGGTCTTTGTACACAAACACACGGACATGGACATAACTATGTGCTGTACATTTCGCTGGAAGGTGAGATTGATCAGTATGGAATGGTGCAAAATTTATCTGATGTTAAACAGGTAATTAAACAAGAAGTAACTAGCCAGCTTGACTATTCTTTTCTTAATGAAGTTTGGCAGGAGTTTAAAGAAACTTTACCTACTACAGAAAACATCGCTAAAGTAATTTGGCAACGGCTAGCACCGCATTTGCCGCTAGTAAAAATTCAGCTATTTGAACATCCCGAACTTTGGGCTGACTATTTAGGAAATGACATGGAAGCATATCTTAGCATCGGTACTCACTTTAGCGCGGCTCATAGGTTGGCGCTGCCTACTCTCAGTTACGAAGAAAACTGCCAAATTTACGGTAAATGCGCTCGTCCTAATGGTCATGGACATAATTACCATTTGGAAGTAACTGTTAAAGGTGAGGTTGACTCACGCACGGGCATGATTGTGGATTTAGTAGCTTTGCAAAAGGTGGTAGAAGATCATGTAGTTGAACCTTTTGATCATACTTTTCTAAATAAGGATATTCCCTATTTTGAACAAGTAGTTCCTACGGCTGAAAATATTGCTATTCATATCGGTCAACTTTTGGAACAGCCTATCCGCGAATTGGGTGCAGAATTATATAAAGTTAAATTAATCGAAAGTCCAAATAATTCTTGCGAAGTTTTTTGCGGTAGATCTACATTAAATCCGGTAAGCGATCAATCTAGTGAACAAGTTTTGCTTTCTGTTTAG
- a CDS encoding tetratricopeptide repeat protein has protein sequence MVPAPNRRTEDQAIPTAPEYNSGEAEQLLEQGIQQYQNQEFQTALGFFQQALSAYKQQSDRLGEGKTLGRIGLSFYALGNFNQAIEYSQLSLKIAEEIEDKRLQGQALGNLGNAYRHLGDYEQAIDYEQKSLSLGQELEDRKTQVAALNNLGLAYKALGDYIKAIEYQQQSLAVVQELGDRYTEGQILKNLGNAFYAQGDYAKAIDYYEQRLAIAKQTCDYRVEGQILRNLASACHAFGQYAKAIEYSEQRLAIAKSQGDNRAEEQALGNLAVAYEALNDYIKAIEYYEQRIALARVMQDQRVEQQALSALKVACYAVGDYTKAMQYEEQ, from the coding sequence GTGGTTCCAGCGCCAAATCGTCGCACCGAAGATCAAGCAATACCTACAGCCCCAGAGTATAACTCTGGGGAAGCAGAGCAATTGTTAGAGCAAGGTATTCAACAGTATCAAAATCAGGAATTTCAAACGGCACTGGGGTTTTTCCAACAAGCACTATCTGCCTACAAACAACAATCAGATCGGCTAGGGGAGGGAAAAACCCTTGGTCGCATCGGATTAAGTTTTTATGCGTTAGGAAACTTCAATCAAGCTATAGAGTATTCACAGCTAAGTTTAAAGATTGCGGAAGAGATTGAAGACAAAAGGTTGCAGGGGCAGGCGTTAGGGAATTTAGGTAATGCTTACCGCCATTTGGGTGATTATGAGCAAGCGATTGATTATGAACAAAAAAGCTTGAGTTTGGGACAGGAACTAGAAGACCGCAAAACTCAGGTGGCAGCACTGAACAATTTGGGACTAGCTTATAAGGCTCTAGGGGATTATATTAAGGCAATTGAGTATCAACAGCAGAGTTTAGCTGTGGTGCAAGAACTAGGGGATCGCTATACAGAAGGACAAATTCTGAAAAATTTGGGCAATGCTTTCTATGCTCAGGGAGATTATGCTAAGGCGATTGATTATTATGAGCAGCGATTAGCGATCGCAAAACAAACTTGCGACTATCGTGTTGAGGGACAAATTCTGAGGAATTTGGCTAGTGCTTGCCATGCTTTCGGTCAGTATGCTAAAGCAATTGAGTACAGTGAGCAGCGATTAGCGATCGCCAAATCTCAGGGTGATAATAGAGCCGAAGAACAAGCTTTAGGGAATTTAGCCGTGGCATACGAAGCTTTAAATGATTATATTAAAGCGATTGAATATTATGAACAGCGCATTGCTTTGGCACGAGTAATGCAGGATCAGAGGGTGGAACAGCAAGCACTGAGCGCTCTTAAAGTAGCTTGTTATGCCGTTGGAGACTATACAAAGGCGATGCAGTACGAAGAACAGTAG
- a CDS encoding CAAD domain-containing protein, which translates to MNTTEQQYQSAETTSSDQITKIDVTPAPGAITALPPADQSTDEWREWGKQVSQILSELPEYLGQFFDDNKRAIISLGLLFAGIVSLKLTLAILSAINDIPLLAPTFELVGIGYTGWFVYRYLLQASTRQELSEEVKNFKAGIMGNNSQAS; encoded by the coding sequence ATGAATACTACAGAACAACAGTATCAATCTGCCGAAACCACTTCCTCAGACCAGATTACTAAGATAGACGTAACTCCGGCTCCTGGTGCTATTACAGCACTACCTCCTGCTGACCAAAGCACAGATGAATGGCGCGAATGGGGAAAACAAGTTTCCCAAATTTTGTCAGAACTCCCTGAGTATCTTGGTCAATTTTTTGATGACAACAAGCGGGCTATCATTAGCCTGGGTTTATTGTTTGCAGGTATTGTATCTCTAAAACTGACCTTAGCTATTCTCTCTGCAATTAATGATATTCCCCTACTAGCTCCAACGTTTGAATTAGTGGGAATTGGCTACACTGGTTGGTTTGTTTATCGCTACTTACTTCAAGCTTCTACTCGTCAAGAGTTGTCCGAAGAAGTTAAAAACTTCAAAGCTGGAATTATGGGTAACAACTCCCAAGCTTCTTAA
- a CDS encoding prephenate/arogenate dehydrogenase, which yields MNIGIVGLGLIGGSLGLDLRAQGHQVLGVSRREETCQQAIKLGVVDGASLDLNILAGTDVVFICTPIAMIAPTVEQLIPYLTPETIITDAGSVKAPVVEAIAPLWQNFVGGHPMAGKSESGLEVAQTQLFAGKPYVLTPVETTPVEAVKTVEEIVRSLGVKISYCRPEDHDRAVAWISHLPVMVSGSLIAACMGESDPKVLELAQQLASSGFRDTSRVGGGNPELGLMMARYNQEALVRSLQQYRQTLDQLIVLIEQADWNTLEEHLKKTQQARPKFNLKLK from the coding sequence ATGAATATCGGAATTGTAGGTTTAGGGTTAATTGGCGGTTCACTGGGTTTGGATTTAAGGGCGCAAGGACACCAAGTGTTAGGAGTCAGCCGTAGAGAGGAAACTTGTCAGCAGGCAATTAAGCTTGGTGTAGTGGATGGTGCGAGTCTTGATTTAAATATTTTGGCGGGGACTGATGTAGTTTTTATTTGTACTCCAATTGCGATGATCGCACCGACAGTAGAGCAACTAATTCCTTATCTTACCCCAGAGACAATTATCACGGATGCTGGTTCTGTCAAAGCGCCTGTAGTTGAAGCAATTGCCCCGCTATGGCAAAACTTCGTAGGTGGGCATCCGATGGCAGGTAAATCAGAAAGTGGTTTAGAAGTGGCACAAACACAGCTATTTGCTGGAAAACCTTATGTGCTAACACCAGTAGAAACAACTCCTGTAGAGGCTGTTAAAACTGTAGAGGAAATTGTGCGATCGCTCGGTGTAAAAATTTCTTATTGTCGTCCAGAAGATCACGATCGCGCCGTTGCTTGGATTTCACATTTACCAGTAATGGTAAGTGGTAGTTTAATTGCAGCTTGTATGGGAGAAAGCGATCCGAAAGTATTAGAGTTAGCACAACAGTTAGCTAGTTCGGGTTTTCGGGATACCAGCCGTGTTGGGGGCGGTAATCCCGAATTGGGTTTAATGATGGCACGTTACAATCAAGAGGCTTTAGTGCGATCGCTACAACAATATCGGCAAACTCTTGATCAGTTGATTGTTCTCATTGAGCAAGCAGATTGGAACACTTTAGAGGAACACCTCAAAAAAACACAGCAAGCACGACCTAAATTTAACTTAAAACTCAAATGA
- a CDS encoding HhoA/HhoB/HtrA family serine endopeptidase, protein MPNQQRDLNRNSEPINPISSNASELPSHKPLSTAWQKGVTYLSLVLLGAGASVTGSYLASNNQQAIEASKSYITPAAVAQTPPIPQPNRIQGNFVTDVVDRVGPAVVRINASRTVTSQVPDVFNDPFFRRFFGSQIPTEPDTRVERGTGSGFIISSNGQILTNAHVVAGADTVSVTLKDGRTMQGKVLGVDPVTDVAVIKINGSNLPAVRLGNSEQLKPGEWAIAIGNPLGLDNTVTTGIISATGRTSSQVGVPDKRVSFIQTDAAINPGNSGGPLLNASGQVIGMNTAIIQGAQGIGFAIPINTAQRIATQLATTGKVEHAYLGIQMVNLTPELRQSINTNANSGLNVDQDRGILVVRVMPNSPAAKAGLRPGDVIKQINGKSVTDAASLQQVVENSNLGSSLQLALRRNGRDLSMNVRTGALPAQAS, encoded by the coding sequence ATGCCAAATCAACAACGTGATTTAAATCGTAATTCAGAACCGATTAATCCTATTTCTTCAAACGCTTCAGAATTGCCATCGCATAAACCACTATCTACTGCTTGGCAAAAGGGGGTAACATATCTTTCCCTAGTGTTATTGGGTGCTGGTGCTTCTGTGACGGGTAGTTATTTGGCATCAAATAATCAGCAAGCAATAGAAGCATCTAAGTCTTATATAACTCCTGCGGCAGTTGCTCAAACTCCTCCTATCCCACAACCAAATAGAATACAAGGCAACTTTGTAACCGATGTTGTAGACAGAGTTGGGCCTGCTGTAGTGCGGATTAATGCTTCTAGAACTGTAACCAGTCAGGTGCCAGATGTGTTTAACGATCCCTTTTTCCGTCGCTTCTTTGGTTCTCAAATACCTACAGAACCAGACACAAGAGTTGAAAGAGGTACTGGTTCTGGCTTTATTATCAGTTCAAATGGTCAAATTCTGACTAATGCCCATGTGGTTGCTGGTGCGGATACAGTTTCCGTAACACTCAAAGATGGTCGTACCATGCAAGGTAAAGTTTTGGGTGTAGATCCAGTGACGGATGTTGCTGTGATTAAAATCAACGGTAGCAACTTACCAGCAGTTAGATTAGGTAATTCTGAGCAACTGAAGCCTGGAGAATGGGCGATCGCCATTGGCAATCCACTAGGTTTAGATAATACTGTCACTACGGGGATTATTAGCGCCACAGGTCGTACAAGTAGCCAAGTCGGTGTCCCCGATAAACGAGTCAGCTTTATTCAAACCGATGCTGCAATTAATCCTGGTAACTCTGGTGGCCCACTGCTAAATGCTTCTGGTCAAGTAATTGGCATGAATACAGCTATTATTCAAGGAGCGCAGGGAATAGGATTTGCGATTCCGATTAATACCGCTCAACGCATTGCTACTCAATTGGCGACAACAGGCAAGGTAGAACACGCTTATCTGGGCATCCAGATGGTGAATTTGACACCAGAGTTAAGACAAAGTATCAACACCAATGCTAACTCTGGACTGAATGTAGATCAGGATAGAGGTATTCTCGTCGTTAGAGTTATGCCCAATTCACCCGCAGCTAAGGCTGGGTTACGCCCTGGTGACGTGATCAAACAAATCAACGGTAAATCAGTAACAGATGCTGCTAGTCTCCAACAAGTAGTAGAAAATAGCAACTTGGGTAGTAGTCTTCAGTTGGCGTTACGCCGTAATGGACGCGATCTCAGTATGAATGTACGCACAGGAGCATTGCCTGCTCAAGCATCATAA